Proteins encoded by one window of Lycium barbarum isolate Lr01 chromosome 11, ASM1917538v2, whole genome shotgun sequence:
- the LOC132617872 gene encoding protein HEAT STRESS TOLERANT DWD 1 isoform X1 translates to MVRSLKNPKKAKRKNKQVGKKGEGSSETVPSLPAKVWQPGVDKLEEGEELQCDASAYNSLHAFHIGWPCLSFDVLRDSLGLVRTEFPHTVYCVAGTQAEKSSWNSIGIFKLSNISGKRRDLVPDKTGDENSEMGSDSSDSDEEEEEAGSGPPVLQLRKVFHEGCINRIRAMTQNPHIVASWGDTGHVQVWDFSSHLNALAESESDSSHGPSAVSNQAPLVKFGGHKDEGYAIDWNPLVPGRLVSGDCRNCIHLWEPTSAATWNIDANPFIGHTASVEDLQWSPTESSVFASCSVDGNICIWDIRKGKSPAATIKAHKADVNVISWNRLASCMLASGSDDGTFSIRDLRLLNEGDAVVAHFEYHKHPITSIEWSPHEASTVAVSSSDNQLTIWDLSLERDEEEEAEFKAKMKEQVNAPTDLPPQLLFVHQGQKDLKELHWHSQIPGMVVSTAADGFNILMPSNIENAIPANDAS, encoded by the exons ATGGTTCGAAGCTTAAAGAACCCCAAAAAAGCTAAACGCAAGAACAAG CAGGTGGGGAAGAAAGGAGAAGGATCGTCGGAAACAGTACCATCATTGCCAGCAAAGGTATGGCAACCCGGTGTTGATAAATTAGAGGAAGGTGAAGAGCTTCAGTGTGACGCTTCTGCTTATAATTCTCTTCATGCTTTCCACATTGGTTGGCCTTGCTTGAG TTTTGATGTGCTGCGTGACTCACTCGGCTTGGTGCGGACTGAGTTTCCACATACCGTATACTGCGTAGCAGGAACACAA GCAGAGAAAAGTTCTTGGAACTCGATTGGAATATTTAAGCTATCTAATATATCTGGGaaaaggagggacttggtgccagaCAAGACAGGTGATGAGAACTCTGAAATGGGCAGCGACAGCAGTGAcagtgatgaagaagaagaggaagctGGATCGGGGCCACCTGTACTACAG TTACGCAAGGTGTTTCATGAAGGATGTATAAATCGCATACGTGCTATGACACAAAACCCGCATATAGTTGCTTCTTGGGGTGATACTGGTCATGTTCAG GTTTGGGATTTTAGCTCGCATTTAAATGCTTTGGCAGAATCAGAGAGTGATAGCAGCCATGGGCCTTCTGCAGTCTCTAATCAAGCACCCTTAGTTAAGTTTGGTGGACATAAAGATGAAGGCTATGCTATAGACTGGAATCCTCTTGTTCCTGGGAGGCTTGTGTCAG GTGACTGCAGGAATTGTATCCATTTGTGGGAGCCAACATCTGCTGCAACATGGAATATTGATGCCAATCCTTTCATTGGACACACTGCAAGTGTTGAAGATCTTCAG TGGAGCCCTACAGAATCTTCTGTATTTGCCTCTTGCTCAGTTGATGGAAATATTTGTATATGGGACATCCGCAAGGGGAAATCTCCTGCTGCAACCATAAAGGCACATAAGGCAGATGTCAATGTTATATCATGGAACAG GTTGGCGAGCTGTATGCTTGCGTCTGGAAGTGATGATGGGACATTTTCTATTCGAGATCTTAGATTGCTCAAT GAAGGAGACGCTGTAGTGGCACACTTTGAGTATCACAAACATCCCATCACTTCTATTGAATGGAGTCCCCATGAAGCCTCAACAGTGGCTGTTTCATCATCAGACAATCAGCTAAC AATCTGGGACCTTTCTTTGGAGAGAGATGAGGAAGAGGAGGCAGAGTTCAAGGCTAAAATGAAAGAGCAAGTCAATGCCCCAACAGATTTGCCCCCGCAACTTCTCTTTGTTCATCAG GGTCAGAAAGATTTGAAAGAACTTCACTGGCATTCTCAGATCCCAGGAATGGTTGTATCCACAGCAGCAGATGGATTTAACATACTCATGCCATCAAACATTGAAAACGCGATTCCTGCAAATGATGCGTCATAG
- the LOC132617872 gene encoding protein HEAT STRESS TOLERANT DWD 1 isoform X2: MVRSLKNPKKAKRKNKVGKKGEGSSETVPSLPAKVWQPGVDKLEEGEELQCDASAYNSLHAFHIGWPCLSFDVLRDSLGLVRTEFPHTVYCVAGTQAEKSSWNSIGIFKLSNISGKRRDLVPDKTGDENSEMGSDSSDSDEEEEEAGSGPPVLQLRKVFHEGCINRIRAMTQNPHIVASWGDTGHVQVWDFSSHLNALAESESDSSHGPSAVSNQAPLVKFGGHKDEGYAIDWNPLVPGRLVSGDCRNCIHLWEPTSAATWNIDANPFIGHTASVEDLQWSPTESSVFASCSVDGNICIWDIRKGKSPAATIKAHKADVNVISWNRLASCMLASGSDDGTFSIRDLRLLNEGDAVVAHFEYHKHPITSIEWSPHEASTVAVSSSDNQLTIWDLSLERDEEEEAEFKAKMKEQVNAPTDLPPQLLFVHQGQKDLKELHWHSQIPGMVVSTAADGFNILMPSNIENAIPANDAS; the protein is encoded by the exons ATGGTTCGAAGCTTAAAGAACCCCAAAAAAGCTAAACGCAAGAACAAG GTGGGGAAGAAAGGAGAAGGATCGTCGGAAACAGTACCATCATTGCCAGCAAAGGTATGGCAACCCGGTGTTGATAAATTAGAGGAAGGTGAAGAGCTTCAGTGTGACGCTTCTGCTTATAATTCTCTTCATGCTTTCCACATTGGTTGGCCTTGCTTGAG TTTTGATGTGCTGCGTGACTCACTCGGCTTGGTGCGGACTGAGTTTCCACATACCGTATACTGCGTAGCAGGAACACAA GCAGAGAAAAGTTCTTGGAACTCGATTGGAATATTTAAGCTATCTAATATATCTGGGaaaaggagggacttggtgccagaCAAGACAGGTGATGAGAACTCTGAAATGGGCAGCGACAGCAGTGAcagtgatgaagaagaagaggaagctGGATCGGGGCCACCTGTACTACAG TTACGCAAGGTGTTTCATGAAGGATGTATAAATCGCATACGTGCTATGACACAAAACCCGCATATAGTTGCTTCTTGGGGTGATACTGGTCATGTTCAG GTTTGGGATTTTAGCTCGCATTTAAATGCTTTGGCAGAATCAGAGAGTGATAGCAGCCATGGGCCTTCTGCAGTCTCTAATCAAGCACCCTTAGTTAAGTTTGGTGGACATAAAGATGAAGGCTATGCTATAGACTGGAATCCTCTTGTTCCTGGGAGGCTTGTGTCAG GTGACTGCAGGAATTGTATCCATTTGTGGGAGCCAACATCTGCTGCAACATGGAATATTGATGCCAATCCTTTCATTGGACACACTGCAAGTGTTGAAGATCTTCAG TGGAGCCCTACAGAATCTTCTGTATTTGCCTCTTGCTCAGTTGATGGAAATATTTGTATATGGGACATCCGCAAGGGGAAATCTCCTGCTGCAACCATAAAGGCACATAAGGCAGATGTCAATGTTATATCATGGAACAG GTTGGCGAGCTGTATGCTTGCGTCTGGAAGTGATGATGGGACATTTTCTATTCGAGATCTTAGATTGCTCAAT GAAGGAGACGCTGTAGTGGCACACTTTGAGTATCACAAACATCCCATCACTTCTATTGAATGGAGTCCCCATGAAGCCTCAACAGTGGCTGTTTCATCATCAGACAATCAGCTAAC AATCTGGGACCTTTCTTTGGAGAGAGATGAGGAAGAGGAGGCAGAGTTCAAGGCTAAAATGAAAGAGCAAGTCAATGCCCCAACAGATTTGCCCCCGCAACTTCTCTTTGTTCATCAG GGTCAGAAAGATTTGAAAGAACTTCACTGGCATTCTCAGATCCCAGGAATGGTTGTATCCACAGCAGCAGATGGATTTAACATACTCATGCCATCAAACATTGAAAACGCGATTCCTGCAAATGATGCGTCATAG
- the LOC132616772 gene encoding enhanced ethylene response protein 5 has protein sequence MASSSYISMGEAHRRLTDFLNRFADAVSSQDAKSLSLIFSISSNPPFLLSVSHALLTFQDASRLIRQADRYSQYAEILLPLFRALQSYRLKNLVESYQAFEKAANAFTQEFRNWESAWALEALYVIAYETRILAERADRELASNGKTPEKLKGAGSFLMKVFGVLAGKGSKRVGALYVTCQLFKIYFKLGTVHLCKSVTRSIETARIFDFEEFPLRDKVTYMYYTGRLEVYNENFSAADHKLSYALSHCNPRKERNMRMILKYLIPVKLSIGILPKTSLLEKYNLTEYNNIVLALRRGDLRLLRRALQEHEDQFLRSGVYLVLEKLELQVYQRLLKKIYIIQKQKDQNKAHQIKLDLIVRALKWLEIDMDVDEVECIMSILIYKNLVKGYFAHKSKVVVLSKQDPFPRLTGKAVNP, from the exons ATGGCGTCATCATCGTATATAAGTATGGGAGAAGCACACAGAAGACTAACAGACTTCCTTAACCGCTTCGCCGACGCCGTTTCATCTCAAGATGCCAAGTCTCTCTCCCTTATCTTCTCTATCTCTTCTAACCCACCTTTTCTCCTCTCTGTATCCCATGCCCTCCTCACTTTCCAG GATGCTAGCAGATTAATCAGACAAGCTGATAGATACTCTCAGTATGCAGAGATACTACTCCCTCTATTTCGTGCTTTACAAAGTTATCGACTCAAAAACTTGGTTGAATCATACCAGGCTTTTGAAAAAGCTGCCAA TGCATTTACTCAAGAGTTCCGCAACTGGGAATCAGCTTGGGCTCTGGAAGCCCTTTATGTCATTGCCTATGAAACTAGAATTCTAGCTGAAAGG GCAGATAGAGAGTTGGCTTCTAATGGAAAAACACCTGAAAAGCTGAAAGGTGCTGGCTCATTTCTCATGAAAGTGTTTGGAGTCCTCGCTGGAAAAGGATCAAAACGTGTTGGAGCTTTATATGTGACTTGCCAGCTTTTCAAAATATATTTCAAGCTCGGAACAGTTCACTTGTGTAAAAGTGTTACAAGAAGCATTGAAACTGCTCGCATTTTCGATTTCGAGGAGTTTCCTCTTAGGGATAAAGTTACTTACATGTATTATACTGGACGGTTGGAGGTGTACAATGAAAACTTTTCTGCTGCTGATCATAAGCTATCATACGCTCTAAGCCATTGCAACCCTCGGAAAGAAAGAAATATGAG AATGATACTAAAATATCTGATACCTGTGAAGCTCTCAATAGGCATCTTGCCTAAAACTTCGCTTTTGGAGAAGTACAATTTGACTGAG TACAACAACATTGTTCTCGCTCTTAGAAGGGGGGATCTACGACTTCTTCGACGTGCTCTCCAGGAACATGAAGACCA GTTCTTAAGGTCTGGCGTTTATCTTGTTCTGGAGAAGCTAGAGCTCCAAGTTTACCAGAGGTTACTAAAGAAGAT CTATATTATCCAGAAGCAGAAAGATCAGAATAAAGCCCACCAAATCAAGTTAGACTTGATTGTTAGAGCTCTAAAATGGCTTGAAATTGATATGGATGTTGATGAG GTGGAGTGCATCATGTCCATTTTGATATATAAGAACCTTGTCAAAGGTTACTTTGCTCACAAAAGCAAAGTTGTAGTTTTAAGCAAGCAAGACCCTTTCCCTAGATTGACAGGCAAAGCAGTCAACCCATAA